The following coding sequences lie in one Salmo salar chromosome ssa13, Ssal_v3.1, whole genome shotgun sequence genomic window:
- the LOC106567514 gene encoding janus kinase and microtubule-interacting protein 2 isoform X1: MAKKGRTKGEKPEALISALQAANEDLRSKLTDIQIELHQEKCKVSKLEREKVQECKRIREQEQHRHTATLTEQRAKWHEEKQKELQALRENLVRQHEQEQARMAKIKDQENQRLKAALSAMRDGSGEKVRTALTLEAKEEARRFFDVERVKLLQEISELKQNKKQTDEALSTMIQADKMKAGDLRSEHQMHQEQISKIKWDSEKDIRRLVDEIKSKERTIFSLEKELENAIGLLQKMQMQKDALDDQLFLVKEAECNLGSPKREIPGRAGDGAEHCGSPVRHRKAEGNLEMDMRRNQRRMADLNSTIRKLEDRNSLLVDERNELLKRVRESEKQCKPMLEKNKMLNKRNDDLSQTLQRMEEKLKGLAKENLEMKEKISSHPPLKKSNCKSLNDLDQAHDDQEIEFLKLQVLEQQSIIDELTRDREKLLRKKRHKRSNRQIKRHIVVDTFFGYDEESMDSETSSVASFRMDRTPATPDEDLVEGLANEESELRFRQLTREYQALQRAYALLQEHQGGLLDAEMEAKAQEQLHADVLRYKAKIEDLEKELAHKGQDSKWVEEKQLFFRRNQELLDKVEKLDGKCSRQQQELQDSKDQNELLEFRILELEERERKSPPFNHLRMHPFSEGVSALQIYCMKEGVKDVCIPDLIKLLDILGDNGNLRNEEQVAIIQASTVLSLAEKWIQQIEGTEAALHQKMMDLELEMEMFCKQKGYLEEELDYRKSALDQAYVQIQELEATLYNALQQDKVIGYGEPLSDMQKDELRTSVEKLRRQMLRKSREFDCQVLAERMELLHQAHQRIRDLEDKTDIQRRQIKDLEEKPGDCVCDCSGFHFLVKRVIFLAHVVIVSGNGHGWEFTPL, encoded by the exons ATGGCGAAGAAGGGCCGTACCAAGGGCGAGAAGCCCGAAGCGCTCATCTCTGCCCTACAGGCAGCTAACGAAGATCTCAGGTCCAAATTGACTGACATTCAAATAGAACTGCATCAAGAGAAATGCAAG GTGAGTAAGTTGGAGCGTGAGAAGGTGCAAGAGTGCAAGCGGATCCGGGAGCAGGAGCAGCACCGGCACACGGCCACGCTGACAGAGCAGCGAGCCAAATGGCACGAGGAGAAGCAAAAAGAGCTCCAGGCACTCAGGGAGAACCTGGTCCGCCAGCACGAGCAGGAGCAGGCCCGGATGGCCAAGATCAAGGACCAGGAGAACCAGCGGCTCAAGGCGGCGCTGAGCGCCATGCGGGACGGCAGCGGAGAGAAGGTGCGCACGGCGCTGACCCTAGAGGCCAAGGAGGAGGCACGACGCTTTTTCGACGTGGAGAGGGTCAAGCTGCTGCAAGAGATCTCGGAGCTCAAGCAGAACAAAAAGCAGACGGACGAGGCACTCAGCACCATGATCCAGGCGGATAAGATGAAGGCTGGGGATCTGCGCTCCGAGCATCAGATGCACCAGGAACAGATCTCCAAGATCAAGTGGGACAGCGAGAAGGACATCCGCAGACTG GTGGATGAGATCAAATCCAAAGAGCGCACCATCTTCTCTCTGGAGAAGGAGCTGGAGAATGCCATTGGCTTGCTGCAGAAGATGCAGATGCAAAAGGATGCCCTGGATGACCAGCTGTTCCTGGTCAAGGAGGCAGAGTGTAACCTGGGCAGCCCCAAGAGAGAGATCCCCGGGCGGGCTGGGGACGGGGCGGAGCACTGTGGCAGCCCGGTACGACATAGAAAGGCAGAGGGGAACTTGGAAATG GACATGCGCAGGAACCAGAGACGAATGGCTGACCTCAACTCCACCATCCGCAAGCTGGAGGACCGCAACTCACTGCTAGTGGATGAGAGGAATGAACTG ctaaaGCGTGTGCGGGAGTCGGAGAAGCAGTGCAAGCCCATGCTGGAAAAGAACAAGATGCTGAACAAGAGGAACGATGACCTCAGCCAGACCCTGCAGCGCATGGAAGAGAAACTCAAAGGCCTGGCCAAAGAGAACCTGGAGATG aaGGAGAAGATCAGCTCCCACCCACCGCTGAAGAAATCCAACTGTAAGTCTCTGAATGATCTGGACCAGGCACATGACGACCAGGAGATTGAGTTCCTTAAGCTGCAGGTACTGGAGCAGCAGAGCATCATCGACGAGCTGACAAGA GATAGGGAAAAGCTCCTGCGGAAGAAGAGGCATAAACGAAGCAACAGGCAAATAAAG AGGCACATTGTAGTGGACACCTTCTTCGGATACGATGAGGAATCCATGGACTCGGAGACGTCCTCTGTGGCTTCGTTTCGCATGGACCGCACCCCAGCCACTCCTGATGAAGACCTGGTTGAG GGACTGGCTAACGAGGAGTCGGAGCTGCGCTTCAGGCAGCTGACCAGAGAATACCAGGCCTTACAGAGGGCATACGCCCTGCTACAGGAACATCAAGGGGGCCTTCTAGATGCTGAGATGGAAGCTAAG GCTCAGGAGCAGCTCCATGCAGACGTTCTCAGGTACAAGGCCAAGATAGAAGACCTGGAGAAGGAGCTCGCCCACAAAGGACAG GACTCCAAGTGGGTAGAGGAGAAACAGCTGTTCTTCAGGAGGAATCAAGAGCTGCTGGATAAG GTGGAGAAGTTGGATGGAAAATGTAGTCGACAGCAACAGGAGCTGCAAGACTCCAAGGACCAGAATGAGCTCCTGGAATTCAGAATACTGGAACTAGAG GAGCGTGAGCGGAAGTCCCCTCCGTTTAATCATCTCCGCATGCATCCGTTCTCCGAGGGTGTCAGCGCCCTGCAGATCTACTGCATGAAGGAAGGAGTGAAG GATGTCTGTATACCTGACCTGATCAAGCTGCTAGACATTCTGGGTGATAACGGG aaCTTACGAAATGAGGAGCAAGTGGCCATTATTCAAGCTAGCACTGTCCTTTCTCTTGCTGAAAAG TGGATACAACAGATCGAGGGCACAGAGGCAGCGCTGCACCAGAAGATGATGGATCTGGAGCTGGAGATG GAGATGTTCTGCAAGCAGAAAGGCTATTTGGAGGAGGAGCTGGATTACAGGAAGTCAGCCCTGGATCAGGCCTACGTG CAAATCCAGGAGCTGGAGGCTACTCTGTACAACGCACTGCAGCAGGATAAGGTGATCGGCTACGGCGAGCCTCTCAGTGACATGCAGAAGGATGAGCTTCGTACGTCCGTGGAGAAGCTACGCAGGCAGATGCTGAGGAAGAGCAGAGAGTTCGACTGTCAGGTTCTGGCTGAGAGGATGGAGCTGCTCCACCAAGCCCATCAG
- the LOC106567514 gene encoding janus kinase and microtubule-interacting protein 2 isoform X3 has product MAKKGRTKGEKPEALISALQAANEDLRSKLTDIQIELHQEKCKVSKLEREKVQECKRIREQEQHRHTATLTEQRAKWHEEKQKELQALRENLVRQHEQEQARMAKIKDQENQRLKAALSAMRDGSGEKVRTALTLEAKEEARRFFDVERVKLLQEISELKQNKKQTDEALSTMIQADKMKAGDLRSEHQMHQEQISKIKWDSEKDIRRLVDEIKSKERTIFSLEKELENAIGLLQKMQMQKDALDDQLFLVKEAECNLGSPKREIPGRAGDGAEHCGSPVRHRKAEGNLEMDMRRNQRRMADLNSTIRKLEDRNSLLVDERNELLKRVRESEKQCKPMLEKNKMLNKRNDDLSQTLQRMEEKLKGLAKENLEMKEKISSHPPLKKSNCKSLNDLDQAHDDQEIEFLKLQVLEQQSIIDELTRDREKLLRKKRHKRSNRQIKRHIVVDTFFGYDEESMDSETSSVASFRMDRTPATPDEDLVEGLANEESELRFRQLTREYQALQRAYALLQEHQGGLLDAEMEAKAQEQLHADVLRYKAKIEDLEKELAHKGQDSKWVEEKQLFFRRNQELLDKVEKLDGKCSRQQQELQDSKDQNELLEFRILELEERERKSPPFNHLRMHPFSEGVSALQIYCMKEGVKDVCIPDLIKLLDILGDNGNLRNEEQVAIIQASTVLSLAEKWIQQIEGTEAALHQKMMDLELEMEMFCKQKGYLEEELDYRKSALDQAYVQIQELEATLYNALQQDKVIGYGEPLSDMQKDELRTSVEKLRRQMLRKSREFDCQVLAERMELLHQAHQRIRDLEDKTDIQRRQIKDLEEKFLFLFLFFSLAFIIWP; this is encoded by the exons ATGGCGAAGAAGGGCCGTACCAAGGGCGAGAAGCCCGAAGCGCTCATCTCTGCCCTACAGGCAGCTAACGAAGATCTCAGGTCCAAATTGACTGACATTCAAATAGAACTGCATCAAGAGAAATGCAAG GTGAGTAAGTTGGAGCGTGAGAAGGTGCAAGAGTGCAAGCGGATCCGGGAGCAGGAGCAGCACCGGCACACGGCCACGCTGACAGAGCAGCGAGCCAAATGGCACGAGGAGAAGCAAAAAGAGCTCCAGGCACTCAGGGAGAACCTGGTCCGCCAGCACGAGCAGGAGCAGGCCCGGATGGCCAAGATCAAGGACCAGGAGAACCAGCGGCTCAAGGCGGCGCTGAGCGCCATGCGGGACGGCAGCGGAGAGAAGGTGCGCACGGCGCTGACCCTAGAGGCCAAGGAGGAGGCACGACGCTTTTTCGACGTGGAGAGGGTCAAGCTGCTGCAAGAGATCTCGGAGCTCAAGCAGAACAAAAAGCAGACGGACGAGGCACTCAGCACCATGATCCAGGCGGATAAGATGAAGGCTGGGGATCTGCGCTCCGAGCATCAGATGCACCAGGAACAGATCTCCAAGATCAAGTGGGACAGCGAGAAGGACATCCGCAGACTG GTGGATGAGATCAAATCCAAAGAGCGCACCATCTTCTCTCTGGAGAAGGAGCTGGAGAATGCCATTGGCTTGCTGCAGAAGATGCAGATGCAAAAGGATGCCCTGGATGACCAGCTGTTCCTGGTCAAGGAGGCAGAGTGTAACCTGGGCAGCCCCAAGAGAGAGATCCCCGGGCGGGCTGGGGACGGGGCGGAGCACTGTGGCAGCCCGGTACGACATAGAAAGGCAGAGGGGAACTTGGAAATG GACATGCGCAGGAACCAGAGACGAATGGCTGACCTCAACTCCACCATCCGCAAGCTGGAGGACCGCAACTCACTGCTAGTGGATGAGAGGAATGAACTG ctaaaGCGTGTGCGGGAGTCGGAGAAGCAGTGCAAGCCCATGCTGGAAAAGAACAAGATGCTGAACAAGAGGAACGATGACCTCAGCCAGACCCTGCAGCGCATGGAAGAGAAACTCAAAGGCCTGGCCAAAGAGAACCTGGAGATG aaGGAGAAGATCAGCTCCCACCCACCGCTGAAGAAATCCAACTGTAAGTCTCTGAATGATCTGGACCAGGCACATGACGACCAGGAGATTGAGTTCCTTAAGCTGCAGGTACTGGAGCAGCAGAGCATCATCGACGAGCTGACAAGA GATAGGGAAAAGCTCCTGCGGAAGAAGAGGCATAAACGAAGCAACAGGCAAATAAAG AGGCACATTGTAGTGGACACCTTCTTCGGATACGATGAGGAATCCATGGACTCGGAGACGTCCTCTGTGGCTTCGTTTCGCATGGACCGCACCCCAGCCACTCCTGATGAAGACCTGGTTGAG GGACTGGCTAACGAGGAGTCGGAGCTGCGCTTCAGGCAGCTGACCAGAGAATACCAGGCCTTACAGAGGGCATACGCCCTGCTACAGGAACATCAAGGGGGCCTTCTAGATGCTGAGATGGAAGCTAAG GCTCAGGAGCAGCTCCATGCAGACGTTCTCAGGTACAAGGCCAAGATAGAAGACCTGGAGAAGGAGCTCGCCCACAAAGGACAG GACTCCAAGTGGGTAGAGGAGAAACAGCTGTTCTTCAGGAGGAATCAAGAGCTGCTGGATAAG GTGGAGAAGTTGGATGGAAAATGTAGTCGACAGCAACAGGAGCTGCAAGACTCCAAGGACCAGAATGAGCTCCTGGAATTCAGAATACTGGAACTAGAG GAGCGTGAGCGGAAGTCCCCTCCGTTTAATCATCTCCGCATGCATCCGTTCTCCGAGGGTGTCAGCGCCCTGCAGATCTACTGCATGAAGGAAGGAGTGAAG GATGTCTGTATACCTGACCTGATCAAGCTGCTAGACATTCTGGGTGATAACGGG aaCTTACGAAATGAGGAGCAAGTGGCCATTATTCAAGCTAGCACTGTCCTTTCTCTTGCTGAAAAG TGGATACAACAGATCGAGGGCACAGAGGCAGCGCTGCACCAGAAGATGATGGATCTGGAGCTGGAGATG GAGATGTTCTGCAAGCAGAAAGGCTATTTGGAGGAGGAGCTGGATTACAGGAAGTCAGCCCTGGATCAGGCCTACGTG CAAATCCAGGAGCTGGAGGCTACTCTGTACAACGCACTGCAGCAGGATAAGGTGATCGGCTACGGCGAGCCTCTCAGTGACATGCAGAAGGATGAGCTTCGTACGTCCGTGGAGAAGCTACGCAGGCAGATGCTGAGGAAGAGCAGAGAGTTCGACTGTCAGGTTCTGGCTGAGAGGATGGAGCTGCTCCACCAAGCCCATCAG
- the LOC106567514 gene encoding janus kinase and microtubule-interacting protein 2 isoform X2, whose translation MAKKGRTKGEKPEALISALQAANEDLRSKLTDIQIELHQEKCKVSKLEREKVQECKRIREQEQHRHTATLTEQRAKWHEEKQKELQALRENLVRQHEQEQARMAKIKDQENQRLKAALSAMRDGSGEKVRTALTLEAKEEARRFFDVERVKLLQEISELKQNKKQTDEALSTMIQADKMKAGDLRSEHQMHQEQISKIKWDSEKDIRRLVDEIKSKERTIFSLEKELENAIGLLQKMQMQKDALDDQLFLVKEAECNLGSPKREIPGRAGDGAEHCGSPDMRRNQRRMADLNSTIRKLEDRNSLLVDERNELLKRVRESEKQCKPMLEKNKMLNKRNDDLSQTLQRMEEKLKGLAKENLEMKEKISSHPPLKKSNCKSLNDLDQAHDDQEIEFLKLQVLEQQSIIDELTRDREKLLRKKRHKRSNRQIKRHIVVDTFFGYDEESMDSETSSVASFRMDRTPATPDEDLVEGLANEESELRFRQLTREYQALQRAYALLQEHQGGLLDAEMEAKAQEQLHADVLRYKAKIEDLEKELAHKGQDSKWVEEKQLFFRRNQELLDKVEKLDGKCSRQQQELQDSKDQNELLEFRILELEERERKSPPFNHLRMHPFSEGVSALQIYCMKEGVKDVCIPDLIKLLDILGDNGNLRNEEQVAIIQASTVLSLAEKWIQQIEGTEAALHQKMMDLELEMEMFCKQKGYLEEELDYRKSALDQAYVQIQELEATLYNALQQDKVIGYGEPLSDMQKDELRTSVEKLRRQMLRKSREFDCQVLAERMELLHQAHQRIRDLEDKTDIQRRQIKDLEEKPGDCVCDCSGFHFLVKRVIFLAHVVIVSGNGHGWEFTPL comes from the exons ATGGCGAAGAAGGGCCGTACCAAGGGCGAGAAGCCCGAAGCGCTCATCTCTGCCCTACAGGCAGCTAACGAAGATCTCAGGTCCAAATTGACTGACATTCAAATAGAACTGCATCAAGAGAAATGCAAG GTGAGTAAGTTGGAGCGTGAGAAGGTGCAAGAGTGCAAGCGGATCCGGGAGCAGGAGCAGCACCGGCACACGGCCACGCTGACAGAGCAGCGAGCCAAATGGCACGAGGAGAAGCAAAAAGAGCTCCAGGCACTCAGGGAGAACCTGGTCCGCCAGCACGAGCAGGAGCAGGCCCGGATGGCCAAGATCAAGGACCAGGAGAACCAGCGGCTCAAGGCGGCGCTGAGCGCCATGCGGGACGGCAGCGGAGAGAAGGTGCGCACGGCGCTGACCCTAGAGGCCAAGGAGGAGGCACGACGCTTTTTCGACGTGGAGAGGGTCAAGCTGCTGCAAGAGATCTCGGAGCTCAAGCAGAACAAAAAGCAGACGGACGAGGCACTCAGCACCATGATCCAGGCGGATAAGATGAAGGCTGGGGATCTGCGCTCCGAGCATCAGATGCACCAGGAACAGATCTCCAAGATCAAGTGGGACAGCGAGAAGGACATCCGCAGACTG GTGGATGAGATCAAATCCAAAGAGCGCACCATCTTCTCTCTGGAGAAGGAGCTGGAGAATGCCATTGGCTTGCTGCAGAAGATGCAGATGCAAAAGGATGCCCTGGATGACCAGCTGTTCCTGGTCAAGGAGGCAGAGTGTAACCTGGGCAGCCCCAAGAGAGAGATCCCCGGGCGGGCTGGGGACGGGGCGGAGCACTGTGGCAGCCCG GACATGCGCAGGAACCAGAGACGAATGGCTGACCTCAACTCCACCATCCGCAAGCTGGAGGACCGCAACTCACTGCTAGTGGATGAGAGGAATGAACTG ctaaaGCGTGTGCGGGAGTCGGAGAAGCAGTGCAAGCCCATGCTGGAAAAGAACAAGATGCTGAACAAGAGGAACGATGACCTCAGCCAGACCCTGCAGCGCATGGAAGAGAAACTCAAAGGCCTGGCCAAAGAGAACCTGGAGATG aaGGAGAAGATCAGCTCCCACCCACCGCTGAAGAAATCCAACTGTAAGTCTCTGAATGATCTGGACCAGGCACATGACGACCAGGAGATTGAGTTCCTTAAGCTGCAGGTACTGGAGCAGCAGAGCATCATCGACGAGCTGACAAGA GATAGGGAAAAGCTCCTGCGGAAGAAGAGGCATAAACGAAGCAACAGGCAAATAAAG AGGCACATTGTAGTGGACACCTTCTTCGGATACGATGAGGAATCCATGGACTCGGAGACGTCCTCTGTGGCTTCGTTTCGCATGGACCGCACCCCAGCCACTCCTGATGAAGACCTGGTTGAG GGACTGGCTAACGAGGAGTCGGAGCTGCGCTTCAGGCAGCTGACCAGAGAATACCAGGCCTTACAGAGGGCATACGCCCTGCTACAGGAACATCAAGGGGGCCTTCTAGATGCTGAGATGGAAGCTAAG GCTCAGGAGCAGCTCCATGCAGACGTTCTCAGGTACAAGGCCAAGATAGAAGACCTGGAGAAGGAGCTCGCCCACAAAGGACAG GACTCCAAGTGGGTAGAGGAGAAACAGCTGTTCTTCAGGAGGAATCAAGAGCTGCTGGATAAG GTGGAGAAGTTGGATGGAAAATGTAGTCGACAGCAACAGGAGCTGCAAGACTCCAAGGACCAGAATGAGCTCCTGGAATTCAGAATACTGGAACTAGAG GAGCGTGAGCGGAAGTCCCCTCCGTTTAATCATCTCCGCATGCATCCGTTCTCCGAGGGTGTCAGCGCCCTGCAGATCTACTGCATGAAGGAAGGAGTGAAG GATGTCTGTATACCTGACCTGATCAAGCTGCTAGACATTCTGGGTGATAACGGG aaCTTACGAAATGAGGAGCAAGTGGCCATTATTCAAGCTAGCACTGTCCTTTCTCTTGCTGAAAAG TGGATACAACAGATCGAGGGCACAGAGGCAGCGCTGCACCAGAAGATGATGGATCTGGAGCTGGAGATG GAGATGTTCTGCAAGCAGAAAGGCTATTTGGAGGAGGAGCTGGATTACAGGAAGTCAGCCCTGGATCAGGCCTACGTG CAAATCCAGGAGCTGGAGGCTACTCTGTACAACGCACTGCAGCAGGATAAGGTGATCGGCTACGGCGAGCCTCTCAGTGACATGCAGAAGGATGAGCTTCGTACGTCCGTGGAGAAGCTACGCAGGCAGATGCTGAGGAAGAGCAGAGAGTTCGACTGTCAGGTTCTGGCTGAGAGGATGGAGCTGCTCCACCAAGCCCATCAG
- the LOC106567514 gene encoding janus kinase and microtubule-interacting protein 2 isoform X4, with protein MAKKGRTKGEKPEALISALQAANEDLRSKLTDIQIELHQEKCKVSKLEREKVQECKRIREQEQHRHTATLTEQRAKWHEEKQKELQALRENLVRQHEQEQARMAKIKDQENQRLKAALSAMRDGSGEKVRTALTLEAKEEARRFFDVERVKLLQEISELKQNKKQTDEALSTMIQADKMKAGDLRSEHQMHQEQISKIKWDSEKDIRRLVDEIKSKERTIFSLEKELENAIGLLQKMQMQKDALDDQLFLVKEAECNLGSPKREIPGRAGDGAEHCGSPDMRRNQRRMADLNSTIRKLEDRNSLLVDERNELLKRVRESEKQCKPMLEKNKMLNKRNDDLSQTLQRMEEKLKGLAKENLEMKEKISSHPPLKKSNCKSLNDLDQAHDDQEIEFLKLQVLEQQSIIDELTRDREKLLRKKRHKRSNRQIKRHIVVDTFFGYDEESMDSETSSVASFRMDRTPATPDEDLVEGLANEESELRFRQLTREYQALQRAYALLQEHQGGLLDAEMEAKAQEQLHADVLRYKAKIEDLEKELAHKGQDSKWVEEKQLFFRRNQELLDKVEKLDGKCSRQQQELQDSKDQNELLEFRILELEERERKSPPFNHLRMHPFSEGVSALQIYCMKEGVKDVCIPDLIKLLDILGDNGNLRNEEQVAIIQASTVLSLAEKWIQQIEGTEAALHQKMMDLELEMEMFCKQKGYLEEELDYRKSALDQAYVQIQELEATLYNALQQDKVIGYGEPLSDMQKDELRTSVEKLRRQMLRKSREFDCQVLAERMELLHQAHQRIRDLEDKTDIQRRQIKDLEEKFLFLFLFFSLAFIIWP; from the exons ATGGCGAAGAAGGGCCGTACCAAGGGCGAGAAGCCCGAAGCGCTCATCTCTGCCCTACAGGCAGCTAACGAAGATCTCAGGTCCAAATTGACTGACATTCAAATAGAACTGCATCAAGAGAAATGCAAG GTGAGTAAGTTGGAGCGTGAGAAGGTGCAAGAGTGCAAGCGGATCCGGGAGCAGGAGCAGCACCGGCACACGGCCACGCTGACAGAGCAGCGAGCCAAATGGCACGAGGAGAAGCAAAAAGAGCTCCAGGCACTCAGGGAGAACCTGGTCCGCCAGCACGAGCAGGAGCAGGCCCGGATGGCCAAGATCAAGGACCAGGAGAACCAGCGGCTCAAGGCGGCGCTGAGCGCCATGCGGGACGGCAGCGGAGAGAAGGTGCGCACGGCGCTGACCCTAGAGGCCAAGGAGGAGGCACGACGCTTTTTCGACGTGGAGAGGGTCAAGCTGCTGCAAGAGATCTCGGAGCTCAAGCAGAACAAAAAGCAGACGGACGAGGCACTCAGCACCATGATCCAGGCGGATAAGATGAAGGCTGGGGATCTGCGCTCCGAGCATCAGATGCACCAGGAACAGATCTCCAAGATCAAGTGGGACAGCGAGAAGGACATCCGCAGACTG GTGGATGAGATCAAATCCAAAGAGCGCACCATCTTCTCTCTGGAGAAGGAGCTGGAGAATGCCATTGGCTTGCTGCAGAAGATGCAGATGCAAAAGGATGCCCTGGATGACCAGCTGTTCCTGGTCAAGGAGGCAGAGTGTAACCTGGGCAGCCCCAAGAGAGAGATCCCCGGGCGGGCTGGGGACGGGGCGGAGCACTGTGGCAGCCCG GACATGCGCAGGAACCAGAGACGAATGGCTGACCTCAACTCCACCATCCGCAAGCTGGAGGACCGCAACTCACTGCTAGTGGATGAGAGGAATGAACTG ctaaaGCGTGTGCGGGAGTCGGAGAAGCAGTGCAAGCCCATGCTGGAAAAGAACAAGATGCTGAACAAGAGGAACGATGACCTCAGCCAGACCCTGCAGCGCATGGAAGAGAAACTCAAAGGCCTGGCCAAAGAGAACCTGGAGATG aaGGAGAAGATCAGCTCCCACCCACCGCTGAAGAAATCCAACTGTAAGTCTCTGAATGATCTGGACCAGGCACATGACGACCAGGAGATTGAGTTCCTTAAGCTGCAGGTACTGGAGCAGCAGAGCATCATCGACGAGCTGACAAGA GATAGGGAAAAGCTCCTGCGGAAGAAGAGGCATAAACGAAGCAACAGGCAAATAAAG AGGCACATTGTAGTGGACACCTTCTTCGGATACGATGAGGAATCCATGGACTCGGAGACGTCCTCTGTGGCTTCGTTTCGCATGGACCGCACCCCAGCCACTCCTGATGAAGACCTGGTTGAG GGACTGGCTAACGAGGAGTCGGAGCTGCGCTTCAGGCAGCTGACCAGAGAATACCAGGCCTTACAGAGGGCATACGCCCTGCTACAGGAACATCAAGGGGGCCTTCTAGATGCTGAGATGGAAGCTAAG GCTCAGGAGCAGCTCCATGCAGACGTTCTCAGGTACAAGGCCAAGATAGAAGACCTGGAGAAGGAGCTCGCCCACAAAGGACAG GACTCCAAGTGGGTAGAGGAGAAACAGCTGTTCTTCAGGAGGAATCAAGAGCTGCTGGATAAG GTGGAGAAGTTGGATGGAAAATGTAGTCGACAGCAACAGGAGCTGCAAGACTCCAAGGACCAGAATGAGCTCCTGGAATTCAGAATACTGGAACTAGAG GAGCGTGAGCGGAAGTCCCCTCCGTTTAATCATCTCCGCATGCATCCGTTCTCCGAGGGTGTCAGCGCCCTGCAGATCTACTGCATGAAGGAAGGAGTGAAG GATGTCTGTATACCTGACCTGATCAAGCTGCTAGACATTCTGGGTGATAACGGG aaCTTACGAAATGAGGAGCAAGTGGCCATTATTCAAGCTAGCACTGTCCTTTCTCTTGCTGAAAAG TGGATACAACAGATCGAGGGCACAGAGGCAGCGCTGCACCAGAAGATGATGGATCTGGAGCTGGAGATG GAGATGTTCTGCAAGCAGAAAGGCTATTTGGAGGAGGAGCTGGATTACAGGAAGTCAGCCCTGGATCAGGCCTACGTG CAAATCCAGGAGCTGGAGGCTACTCTGTACAACGCACTGCAGCAGGATAAGGTGATCGGCTACGGCGAGCCTCTCAGTGACATGCAGAAGGATGAGCTTCGTACGTCCGTGGAGAAGCTACGCAGGCAGATGCTGAGGAAGAGCAGAGAGTTCGACTGTCAGGTTCTGGCTGAGAGGATGGAGCTGCTCCACCAAGCCCATCAG